A genomic stretch from Sceloporus undulatus isolate JIND9_A2432 ecotype Alabama chromosome 5, SceUnd_v1.1, whole genome shotgun sequence includes:
- the AVPR1A gene encoding vasopressin V1a receptor isoform X2 has translation MRFGEAGVEVPPFAGPGNRSRGWSALAGSVGASAAPSNGSSSGLSPRFGRNEDLAKVEVAVLALALGLAVSGNAAVLVALSRTPRRKASRMHRFIRHLSLADLAVAFFQVLPQLCWEATHRFYGPDGLCRVVKHLQVFGMFASAYLLVVLTADRYIAVCHPLQTLRQPRRRSGYMIAGAWALSFVLSTPQYFIFSLSEVERGSQVYDCWAHFVMPWGPRAYITWVTGSVFVAPVLVLATCYGFICFHIWSNARGKAPRKQGARQGRGTRGKGSPLPSAKGAPRKALLLGPSVSSVRNISRAKIRTVKMTFVIVSAYIVCWAPFFTVQMRSVWEEHASWNLRTF, from the coding sequence ATGCGCTTCGGGGAGGCCGGCGTCGAGGTGCCTCCCTTTGCGGGGCCGGGGAACCGGAGCCGGGGCTGGTCAGCGCTGGCGGGCTCGGTCGGGGCGAGCGCGGCGCCGTCGAACGGGAGCAGCAGCGGCCTGAGCCCGCGCTTCGGTCGGAACGAGGATCTGGCGAAGGTGGAAGTGGCGGTGCTGGCGCTGGCGCTGGGGCTGGCGGTGTCGGGCAACGCGGCGGTGCTGGTGGCGCTGTCGCGGACCCCTCGTCGGAAGGCCTCCCGCATGCACCGCTTCATCCGGCACCTGAGCCTGGCCGACCTGGCGGTGGCTTTCTTCCAGGTGCTGCCGCAGCTCTGCTGGGAAGCCACGCACCGCTTCTACGGGCCGGACGGGCTCTGCCGGGTGGTCAAGCACCTGCAGGTCTTCGGGATGTTCGCCTCGGCCTATCTGCTGGTGGTGCTGACGGCCGACAGGTACATCGCCGTCTGCCACCCGCTGCAGACCCTGCGCCAGCCCCGGCGGCGCTCCGGGTACATGATCGCGGGCGCCTGGGCGCTCAGCTTCGTGCTCAGCACCCCGCAGTACTTCATCTTCTCGCTGAGCGAGGTGGAGCGGGGCTCCCAGGTCTACGACTGCTGGGCCCACTTCGTCATGCCCTGGGGGCCCCGCGCCTACATCACCTGGGTCACCGGCAGCGTCTTCGTGGCGCCCGTCCTGGTCCTGGCCACCTGCTACGGCTTCATCTGCTTCCACATCTGGAGCAACGCCCGGGGAAAGGCCCCACGAAAGCAGGGCGCCCGGCAGGGCAGGGGCACCCGAGGGAAGGGGAGCCCTTTGCCGTCGGCCAAAGGCGCCCCCCGCAAGGCTCTGCTCCTGGGCCCTTCCGTCAGCAGCGTCAGGAACATCTCCCGCGCCAAGATCCGCACCGTCAAGATGACCTTCGTGATCGTCTCGGCTTACATCGTCTGCTGGGCGCCCTTCTTCACCGTCCAGATGCGCTCCGTTTGGGAGGAGCACGCTTCTTGG